In Streptomyces nojiriensis, the sequence CACCGCGCTCTACACCGATGACCTGGTGTACCGCACCAAGGACACGCTGCACGCCTACCCCGTCCAGGTCATGAAGACCCGGGGCAGGATCACCGCGCTGCGCACCGAGCCCGCGCTGGCCGTGCCCGGTGTGGTGCGCGTACTGACCGTCGCGGACGTGCCGGGCGTCAACGACGCCGGAATGAAGCACGACGAGCCCCTGTTCCCCGACGAGGTCATGTTCCACGGCCACGCGGTCGCCTGGGTGCTCGGCGAGACCCTGGAGGCGGCCCGGCTCGGTGCGGCGGCCGTCGAGGTGGAACTCGATGAACTGCCCTCCGTGATCACGCTGAAGGAAGCGATCGCGGCGGAGAGCTTCCACGGCGCCCGGCCCGTGATGGTGACCGGTGACATCGACGCCGGTTTCGCCGACTCGGCGCACGTGTTCACCGGCGAGTTCCAGTTCTCCGACCAGGAGCACTTCTACCTGGAGACGCACGCCGCGCTGGCCTACATCGACGAGGCCGAGCAGGTGTTCATCCAGAGCAGCACCCAGCACCCCTCGGAGACGCAGGAGATCGTCGCGCACGTCCTCGGCCTGCACAGCCACGAGGTGACCGTGCAGTGCCTGCGGATGGGCGGCGGCTTCGGCGGCAAGGAGATGCAGCCGCACGGCTTCGCGGCCATCGCCGCGCTCGGCGCCAAGCTGACCGGCCGGCCGGTCCGGGTGCGGCTCAACCGCACCCAGGACCTGACGATGTCCGGCAAGAGGCACGGGTTCCACGCCGACTGGAAGATCGGCTTCGACGCCGACGGCCGCATCCAGGCGCTGGACGCCACGCTGACCGCGGACGGCGGCTGGAGCCTGGACCTGTCGGAGCCGGTCTGCGCCCGTGCGCTGTGCCACATCGACAACACCTACTGGATTCCCAACGCGCGGGTCGCCGGTCGCATCGCCAAGACCAACAAGGTCTCGAACACGGCCTTCCGCGGCTTCGGCGGACCGCAGGGCATGCTGGTGATCGAGGACATCCTGGGCCGGGTCGCGCCGCTGCTCGGCCTGGACCCGATGGAGCTGCGCAAGCGCAACTTCTACCAGCCGGGTCTCGGCCAGTCGACGCCGTACGGCCAGCCGGTCCCGCAGGCGGAACGTATCGCCGGCGTCTGGCAGCAGGTCGAGGAGAACGGCGGCGTCGCCGACCGCAAGCGCGAGATCGCGGCCTTCAACGCCGCGCACCCGCACACCAAGCGGGCGCTCGCGATCACCGGCATCAAGTTCGGCATCTCGTTCAACCTCACGGCCTTCAACCAGGCCGGTGCGCTGGTGCTGATCTACAAAGACGGCTCCGTCCTGATCAACCACGGCGGCACCGAGATGGGCCAGGGCCTGCACACCAAGATGCTGCAGGTGGCCGCGACCACGCTGGGCATCCCGCTGCACAAGGTGCGGCTGGCCCCCACGCGTACCGACAAGGTGCCCAACACCTCCGCCACCGCCGCCAGTTCCGGGGCGGACCTCAACGGTGGTGCGGTGAAGAACGCCTGCGAGCAGTTGCGCGCGCGGCTGCTGCAGGTGGCCGCCAGCCAGCTGGGGTCGAACGCCTCGGACGTGCGCATCGTCGACGGTGTCGCCCGCACCCTGGGCAGCGACAAGGAGCTGGCCTGGGACGACCTGGTGCACACCGCGTACTTCCAGCGCGTCCAGCTGTCGGCATCCGGCTACTACCGGACCGAGGGTCTGCACTGGGACGCGAAGGCCTTCCGGGGCTCGCCGTTCAAGTACTTCTCCTACGGCGCCGCCGCGGCCGAGGTGGAGGTGGACGGCTTCACCGGCGCGTACCGCATCCGCCGGGTGGACATCGTGCACGACGTCGGCGACAGCCTGTCCCCGATGATCGACATCGGTCAGGTCGAGGGCGGTTTCGTGCAGGGCGCGGGCTGGCTGACGCTCGAGGACATGCGCTGGGACACCAGTGACGGGCCGAACCGCGGCCGGCTGCTGACCCAGGCCGCGAGCACGTACAAGCTGCCGAGCTTCTCGGAGATGCCCGCCGAGTTCAACGTCACCCTCATGGAGAACGCCACCGAAGAGGGCGCGGTGTACGGGTCCAAGGCGGTCGGTGAGCCTCCGCTGATGCTGGCCTTCTGCGTGCGCGAAGCGCTGCGGCAGGCCGCCGCGGCGTTCGGGCCCGCCGGGGTCAGTGTGGAGCTCGCCGCCCCCGCGACCCCGGAGGCGGTCTACTGGGCGATCGAAGCGGCCCGCGAGAAGAACGACGACGTGCGGGGCGGCAACGGCCATGCACTCGACGGCAGCGAGATCCGCACCGACACAAGCGCTTTGAGCAATGCCTGACATGACCTGGATCGCCGCGGTCACGCGGTTGCGAGCACGCCGGGAGCCCGGCGTGCTCGTGACCGTCGCGACCGTGCGCGGCCACGCGCCCCGTGGGGCCGGTGCCAAACTCGTCGTGGGACAGACCGAGACCTGGGGGTCGATCGGCGGCGGCAACATCGAGGCCGTCGCCATCGACCGGGCCCGCCAGCTGAACGTCGAGCCCGATCCGGAGCCGGAACTGATGGAGTTCGCCCTCAACGACAAGGTCATCGGACCCCACGGTGTGCAGTGCTGCGGCGGCGCCGTCAGCCTGCTCCTCGAACCGCTGCCGGTGGTCCAGGCGGTGGCCGTCTTCGGCGTCGGGCACGTCGGACTGGAGCTGGCCCGGATCCTGGCCCGCCACAACCTCGATCTGCACCTGATCGACACCCGCTCCGACATGCTCACCGACGAGCGGCTCGGGGTGCTCGCGGATGCGGTGGCGCAGATCCACGTGCACCACACGCCGCTGCTTCCGGAGGAGGTGCTCGCGGAGCTGCCGCCCGGCGCCCACGTCCTGATCATGACCCACGATCACGCCGAGGACGCCGCGCTGTGCGACGCCGCCCTGCGCACCGCCGGTCTCGGCTCGATCGGGCTGATCGGCTCGGCGGCCAAATGGGTGCGGTTCCGCAAGCGCCTGGCCACCGAGGGCGGTCACGACGCCGCCGCCATCGACCGGATCAAGACTCCGATCGGAATGACCGAGATCACCGGCAAGGAACCTGCCACGATCGCGGTGAGCGTCGCGGCGGACCTGCTCCGGACCTTCGAGCAGGACCGCCCCGGGGCGGTACCGGACGCGGTCGCCGAGATCCCGGCGCCCCCCGAGGCCCCTGAGGTCCGTGAGGTCCGTGAGGTCCGTGAGGAGGTCCCCAGGGTCCGTGAGGTCCCGAAGGCCCCCGCGGTCCGCGAGGTCCCCGGGGTCCGCGTACGCTCCGGCATCCGCTAGGACGCTTCTTTCGGACCATGCCCGGCCCGGCCTGGTCCGGCCTGGTCCGGCCTGGTCCGAAAGAAGCGGCCCGGCAACGGCTAGCCGCCGAGCGCGCTCAGCTTGTGGGCGTAGAGCACGCGCTGACAGTAGTCCGTTCCGTCCGGATCGTCCGGCGCCTTGTTCGCCTTGCAGTCGGGATCCGACCCCGGGCGGTGTTCGGAGAGGGACCACAAGCGTCCCGTGCCGCGCTCGACGTAGAGGTCCTCGGCACCCCGGGCGGTCTTGACGGCCTGGCCGTCCTGAACCAGCCGGCCGTCGCTCCACTTGTAGCGCCACAGGTTGCCCGGCTCGTCCGTGCCCTTGGACTCGTTCACGTACAGCGTGCCCTTGTACGCCGCCACGCCCTGGGCGCCGCCGCCCGCCATCGGCAGGTAGTTGGCCCAGCCCTGCGCGGTGACGTCGGTGGAGCGGCCCTCCAGGGCCGCGACCGGGTACGAGGCGATGCGGCCGGTGGAGGGGTAGCCGCTCTCCGGGCGACAGTACTCACCCATGATCAGGCGGTCCGGGGTGGTGCTGCGGTCCAGGGAGATGTAGGAGCTCTTCGGGGCGCCGGTGGCGACACAGGCGTAGGAGCCCTTGGGGTTGCTCTGCGCCGCCTTGAACTTCCACGCGGCCACCTGCGGCATGACGTAGCGGTAGCCGAAGCTGTACCAGACGTTGTCGTGCCGCCCGACCTTCGTCTTGTCCTCCACGTCGGAGGTGGTCTTGACCCCGTCGGTGTCGGTCCCGATCGCGTCGTGCGTCTTGGGGTCGCCGTCCGGGTCGAGGTCCAGGATGTAGCGCATGTCGAAGACGCGCAGGCCGTTGCGGGTGTCCGCGACGTAGAGGTAGTTGCCGTACCAGACGATCCCGCCGGCGTGGACGCCCTTCTGGATCGGGTACTCGGCCGCGTGCAGCCCGTCGAAGGAGACGTGGTCGGCGGAGTTCACGTAGGTCCAGCCCAGCAGGACGTGCCGGTATTTGATCTCGGGGCTTCCGGTGGCCGGGTTGGTCCGGCTCTGCACGAAGGTGATCCGGACGCCCTTCTGGTTGCACGCGTCGTCGGCCGCCAGCTCGGCCTCGGTGCAATCGCCGGCCGTGGGGAGAGGGTCGTTCTCCCGGCCCGGGTCCCAGCCGTCGTAGGAGGCGAACAGCTGGATGTTCGCGGCCTCGCCCCACAGCTCGTTGGCCTTGGCGTCGGAGACGCCGGTGATGCCCTGCGGGACCCACTCCTGCGAGATGGAGTCGTCCGAGTGCAGGCAGTACTTGATGTCGGGGTCGGGAGCGGTGCCGAACGGGTCGCGGGAACACCACGGCTCGATCGTGCGGTTCGCCCCGGCCAACAGCTTCTGCACACCGCCCGAGCCGGGCAGCACCGAGGCCAGGCGGGTGACCCGCCGGGTGGTCTCGTCGTTCATCTCGCCGGGCTGCAGCGTGAAGTCTCCGGGTGAGGCCGCGCCGCCGGGAGCGGTCCAGCCTGCGGCGCTGAGCGGCGAGGGGGTGCCCTCGGCCGTGCGGGGCTCCTGGATCCAGGTCCCGGGCGCGTCCGGCGCGGGGTCCTGCGCCTGCGCCGGTGCCGCGAGACCGGTGAACGCGAGCGCCGCCGCGGCAGCGGTGGCCGCCGCGATCCAGGCGCGGCGTATGCGACTTGAGGGCATGCGGGGGTTGCCTCCGATGCTCGGGTGACAGGGGAGTCAAGCGGAGGGTTCCAGAACACTTGTGCGCGACGCAAGCGTGATCGTTTCAGTAACAGCCTTGTTCAGCAGCACAGTTGAAGGCTCCTGCGCACGGTGGGGGGATCGCCGGCTCACGGGGTGGGCGAAACCCTGTTCAGCGGTGCGACCGATGGGCCCGGGCTGCCGTCTCAGTGGGTGACGGTCAGCACCCAGGAGGAACAGTGAATCAGCGCTCAGGGCGTTTACTCGGTATGGCGGTCGCCGCCTCGGTCGGCCTGGTCGGTTGCGGCAGCAGTGCGCCCTCCGACGGACCCGCGCC encodes:
- the xdhB gene encoding xanthine dehydrogenase molybdopterin binding subunit, which encodes MSHLSERPEKPVVGVSMPHESAVLHVTGTALYTDDLVYRTKDTLHAYPVQVMKTRGRITALRTEPALAVPGVVRVLTVADVPGVNDAGMKHDEPLFPDEVMFHGHAVAWVLGETLEAARLGAAAVEVELDELPSVITLKEAIAAESFHGARPVMVTGDIDAGFADSAHVFTGEFQFSDQEHFYLETHAALAYIDEAEQVFIQSSTQHPSETQEIVAHVLGLHSHEVTVQCLRMGGGFGGKEMQPHGFAAIAALGAKLTGRPVRVRLNRTQDLTMSGKRHGFHADWKIGFDADGRIQALDATLTADGGWSLDLSEPVCARALCHIDNTYWIPNARVAGRIAKTNKVSNTAFRGFGGPQGMLVIEDILGRVAPLLGLDPMELRKRNFYQPGLGQSTPYGQPVPQAERIAGVWQQVEENGGVADRKREIAAFNAAHPHTKRALAITGIKFGISFNLTAFNQAGALVLIYKDGSVLINHGGTEMGQGLHTKMLQVAATTLGIPLHKVRLAPTRTDKVPNTSATAASSGADLNGGAVKNACEQLRARLLQVAASQLGSNASDVRIVDGVARTLGSDKELAWDDLVHTAYFQRVQLSASGYYRTEGLHWDAKAFRGSPFKYFSYGAAAAEVEVDGFTGAYRIRRVDIVHDVGDSLSPMIDIGQVEGGFVQGAGWLTLEDMRWDTSDGPNRGRLLTQAASTYKLPSFSEMPAEFNVTLMENATEEGAVYGSKAVGEPPLMLAFCVREALRQAAAAFGPAGVSVELAAPATPEAVYWAIEAAREKNDDVRGGNGHALDGSEIRTDTSALSNA
- the xdhC gene encoding xanthine dehydrogenase accessory protein XdhC; translated protein: MTWIAAVTRLRARREPGVLVTVATVRGHAPRGAGAKLVVGQTETWGSIGGGNIEAVAIDRARQLNVEPDPEPELMEFALNDKVIGPHGVQCCGGAVSLLLEPLPVVQAVAVFGVGHVGLELARILARHNLDLHLIDTRSDMLTDERLGVLADAVAQIHVHHTPLLPEEVLAELPPGAHVLIMTHDHAEDAALCDAALRTAGLGSIGLIGSAAKWVRFRKRLATEGGHDAAAIDRIKTPIGMTEITGKEPATIAVSVAADLLRTFEQDRPGAVPDAVAEIPAPPEAPEVREVREVREEVPRVREVPKAPAVREVPGVRVRSGIR